A stretch of DNA from Granulicella pectinivorans:
GCGCCCGTCGCGATCGCAATCTTTGGAATGTCCCCCTCGGCCTGCGTCTGCGCAAAGCGGGTGGAGAAAGCATTGCTCGTGCATGCCGTCACGGTCGAGACCGTCAGCAGCCGACGCCAGCGCCCCGTCTGGATGACGACCGGGATGTTCGCGCCCACCGGAACATTGGTCAGCAGAAAGCTTCCGTCGATTCCCGTCGTCGTCCCCACAATCGGCGAGCCCGACGGCACCACTCCGGCAATGGTGCAGCTCACCGTCGCGGGAAAAGGATCCAACGGAGCATTCGGGATATAGACCAGCACGTTCGGCAAGGGATCGACGCCGTTGGGCGCATACACCTTGCCCGTAAGCGTCGTCGAGCCGCCGTTTGGACAGCTCACCTGCTGCAAACAGAGATTGGTCGTACACGCGGACTGAGCCACCAGGGAAGTGGCCGAAGCCAGAAACATCAGCACCACAGCAGCATGGCAAAGGGGAGTGCGACCAAAGGAGGCAAGCAGGCGTGACACCATGGCGAAAAGCTCAAACTTTCCCGTGCGACAAGAGATGGGCCCTGCAAAACGAACACCATCGCCGCACGGAATGAGCAGCGACGGTCAGAAAGGAAGAGTCGGGATACCCCTAAGGGGTACACCTAAAACCAACGCGGTGCAAGTGATAAATAGCCCCCTTGTTGATCCGGGAAAACCAGGATTGCATCCGGCTGACGACGTTCTCCCGTTCATCGACTACGGAGTCCTCACATGGAGCGCCGGCCCCGCAGCCATGTCGTTGCCTCTTCGTCCAGCACATAGTGCTGCGGAAGGCGAACAAGCCGATCCTCCGACCCCACATATCGCACCACGACGCCATACTCTCGCTCCGCCGCCTCGATCGAAACATACCCCTTGACGACATCGTCCAGGACTCTCTCCGCGGGCCGATTCGTAGGCGACCCATACCCGCCGCCACCCGGCAGGTTCAGCTCAACCCGCGCCTCCGGACTGAGCCCGCGCAGCGTCTTCGCGGGTACGGCCTCTCGGTCGACCAGCATCTCGCCGCGCGCTCCCGGCTGCCCTCCTTCAAGCCCCAGCCCCGGATACTGAATCCGATCGGCCATCCCGGAGATCTCCCACGGCCTCCCCGAGAGATTGCGCATCTCGGTCGCCTGCCCCAGCCCGCCGCGAAACTCTCCCGCGCCACCCGAGTCCACTCGCAGCTCCCGGTGATGCTGCATCAGAGGCGACAGCGACTCGATAATCTCCGCCGGCACACCACCCACGCCGCTCGGAAACCCCGTCGTGCTCAGCCCATCCTTCGTCGCCCGCGCTCCCGCTCCGCCAAGCTGAAAGTGGCTCACGAGAAACGGCGATCCCGCCGCCGTCTCACCCCGCAGCACCGAGATCCACACCGGCTCCGACCCACCCGCCATCAGCCTCCCCGGCATCGCCGGAGCCAGCGCCGCAAAGATCACCCCCGGCAGAAAATGCCCGATCAGATGTCGCGAGGCCACCGCCGCAGGCTCCCGGCAGTTCAGAATCGAGCCCAGCGGCGCCGACACATGCACAGGGCGGAAAGACCCATCGTTATGCGGCACCTCCGGGCTGACAACCGCCTTGATCGCAAACGACGCATACGCCTGCGTGTAGTTCAGTACCACGTTGATGCCGCGCCGGCTCTGCATCGAGGACCCTGCAAAATCAATGTGGATGTCGCGGTCCTTCACCGTGACTGTCACCTTGATCCGCACCGGCTCCTCGAAGCCATCGCTCCACGTCTCCGCCTCGTATATGCCGTTCGGAATCTTTTCAATGGCCGCTCGCAATGCTGCCTCGGACCGCGCGATAATCTCGTCCGCCAGCGGCTCCATCGACTCCAGCCCAAACTCCCCCATCAGGTGCAGCAGGCTCCGCGCGCCGACAGCATTCGAAGACGTCTGCGCGTACAGATCGCCCACCGTCTCCTCCGGCGTCCGCACATTGGCGCGGATCAGCTTGATCAGCTCTGCATTCACCACACCCTGCGCAAACAGCTTCGTGATCGGGATGCGCAGGCCCTCCTCGTACACCTCACGCGCCTCCGCCGAGAGGATGCGTCCGCCAATATCCGGCGCATGACACGTACTCGCAAAGTAGGCGACGATGCTCCCCTCGCGAAACACCGGAGTCAACACCGTCATGTCATTGATCTGCCCCGCGGTCTGCCAGGGGTCGTTCGTCAGCAGAACATCGCCGTCGGCGAGCGTCTCCGGAGGATACGCCTCCAAAAAGTGCCGCACGCCCGTAGCCATCGCATTGATGTGCCCGGGCGTTCCGGTCATGGACTGCGCGATCATCTGCCCGCGCGCGTCGAACACCCCGCACGCCAGATCCTGCGACTCCCGCACCACCGTCGAGAAGGCTGTCCGCAGCAGCGTGACCTGCTGCTCGTTGCACACCGAAAGCAGCCGGTTCCAGAGAATCTCAAGCGTGACTGAGCTGAAGCCTTTCATCGAATCTCCACCACCAGATTCCACTTCTCATCGATCCAGCACTCCGCCCCCGGCCCAATCACCGTCGTCGACTCTCTCTCCTCGACGATCGCCGGCCCGCTAAAGCGGTACCCCCTCTTCAGCCCATACCGGTTCAGCACCGGCACCTCCGCATAGCCATCGAGCTCCGGAAGGTAAGCCTGCCGCGTACCCTTCTCCACGACCGCATCCGCAACGCTCTCGATGCGCAGCCGAATCTCCGGCTTCGGCCCGCTCACCGTCACGCGCCAGTTCAGAATCTCCACCGGCACAGGCGGCCCAGGCCTGCCGTAGAGTTGCCGGTAAGCCCTGTCGAAGCCCTCCGCCAGCCCATCCTCCGAATAGCCGACCGCGATCTCGTGCCCCTGCCCGACGTACCGCATATCGACAGTCCGTTCGACCGTCATCGCGTCATCCGCAACGCCGGAGGCCGCCAGCAACGCCCGTCCCTCCCCCTCCATCTGCCCCAGAATCTCCTCCGCCCGCGTCCAGTCGATCCGATCCAGCGCCACCCGCCATGGCCGGACAAAGTCGAACGCCGTCGGCGCCGTCAGAAAGCCCAGCGTACTCATAATCCCCGCACCCAGCGGTACGATCATCCGCGGCGAACCCAGCGCCTGTGCCACCCGATACCCATGCACCGGTCCCGCCCCACCGAACGCAAACATCGGCAGCGTCGACGGATCTTTCCCACGCTCCAGCACATGCGCCCGCGCCGCGGACGCCATCGTCTCATTCACAATCTGGTGAATCCCCCACGCCGCCTCCGCGACGCTCAAGCCAAGCGGTCTGGCCACTCTCTCCTCCATCGCGGTCTTCGTCGCTTCCAGCTCCAACCCCATCCGCCCACCCAGAAAGAACGCCGGGTCCAGATACCCCAGCACCAGATCCGCATCGGTCACCGTAGGCTCCGTACCTCCTCGTCCATAGCAAACCGGCCCCGGATCCGCCCCCGCAGAATCCGGTCCAACCTTCAACAGCCCAAGCGTATTTACCCGCGCAATCGATCCACCGCCCGCGCCGATCTCCACCATCTCGATCACCGGAATCGTAGCCGGCAGTCCCGACCCCTTGCGAAACCGGTAGATGCGATCGAACTCAAACTCGTGCGCAATGAGTGGCTTCCCATCGTCGATCACGCAAAACTTCGCCGTCGTCCCGCCCATGTCGAACGACACCAGGTCGGGATGCCCGCTCGCCATTCCATACGTCGCCGCCGCCAGCGCCCCCGCCGCAGGCCCCGACTCCAGCAGACGAATCGGAAACGCAATCGCCGTCGCCGCCGTAGCCACGCCGCCGCTCGAGAGCATCAGCAGAAAGTTGCCGCCGAACTCCATCCGTTCCAGCCGCGCCTCAAGATCGCGCAGATACCGCTCCACCCGCGCCTGCACATACACATTCGCAATCGTCGTGCTGGTCCGCTCAAACTCCCGGATCGTCGGCGAAACCTCACTCGAAATCGAAACCCGCATCCCCGGCGCCGCCCTCAGGATCGCCTCCCGCGCAGCCCGTTCATTCGCCGCATGGGCAAAGCTGTTCAAAAATGTAACCGCAATCGCTACAATTCCGTGCTCTGCCAGCTCCCGCGCCAACTTCTCCACAAATGCCACATCGACGATGTGCAAAACCGCGCCATCGGCCAGCGTCCTCTCCGGCACCCCAAAGCGCAGATACCGCGGCACCAGCGGCACAGGCAGTTCGATACCCAGGTCGTACAGGTCGTAACGATTCTCCCGCCCTATCTCGACCGCATCGCGAAATCCCTCGGTCGTCATCAGCGCCGTCAGATCGCCCTTGCGCTCAATCAGCGCATTCGTCACCAGCGTGGTGCCATGAACGAGATCGCGCAACGCGCCCACCGGCTG
This window harbors:
- a CDS encoding hydantoinase/oxoprolinase family protein, with protein sequence MGMLRAGVDIGGTFTDLIVVDGETGAFTIGKTLTTPGDPSLAIETALVESGQPVGALRDLVHGTTLVTNALIERKGDLTALMTTEGFRDAVEIGRENRYDLYDLGIELPVPLVPRYLRFGVPERTLADGAVLHIVDVAFVEKLARELAEHGIVAIAVTFLNSFAHAANERAAREAILRAAPGMRVSISSEVSPTIREFERTSTTIANVYVQARVERYLRDLEARLERMEFGGNFLLMLSSGGVATAATAIAFPIRLLESGPAAGALAAATYGMASGHPDLVSFDMGGTTAKFCVIDDGKPLIAHEFEFDRIYRFRKGSGLPATIPVIEMVEIGAGGGSIARVNTLGLLKVGPDSAGADPGPVCYGRGGTEPTVTDADLVLGYLDPAFFLGGRMGLELEATKTAMEERVARPLGLSVAEAAWGIHQIVNETMASAARAHVLERGKDPSTLPMFAFGGAGPVHGYRVAQALGSPRMIVPLGAGIMSTLGFLTAPTAFDFVRPWRVALDRIDWTRAEEILGQMEGEGRALLAASGVADDAMTVERTVDMRYVGQGHEIAVGYSEDGLAEGFDRAYRQLYGRPGPPVPVEILNWRVTVSGPKPEIRLRIESVADAVVEKGTRQAYLPELDGYAEVPVLNRYGLKRGYRFSGPAIVEERESTTVIGPGAECWIDEKWNLVVEIR
- a CDS encoding hydantoinase B/oxoprolinase family protein, which produces MKGFSSVTLEILWNRLLSVCNEQQVTLLRTAFSTVVRESQDLACGVFDARGQMIAQSMTGTPGHINAMATGVRHFLEAYPPETLADGDVLLTNDPWQTAGQINDMTVLTPVFREGSIVAYFASTCHAPDIGGRILSAEAREVYEEGLRIPITKLFAQGVVNAELIKLIRANVRTPEETVGDLYAQTSSNAVGARSLLHLMGEFGLESMEPLADEIIARSEAALRAAIEKIPNGIYEAETWSDGFEEPVRIKVTVTVKDRDIHIDFAGSSMQSRRGINVVLNYTQAYASFAIKAVVSPEVPHNDGSFRPVHVSAPLGSILNCREPAAVASRHLIGHFLPGVIFAALAPAMPGRLMAGGSEPVWISVLRGETAAGSPFLVSHFQLGGAGARATKDGLSTTGFPSGVGGVPAEIIESLSPLMQHHRELRVDSGGAGEFRGGLGQATEMRNLSGRPWEISGMADRIQYPGLGLEGGQPGARGEMLVDREAVPAKTLRGLSPEARVELNLPGGGGYGSPTNRPAERVLDDVVKGYVSIEAAEREYGVVVRYVGSEDRLVRLPQHYVLDEEATTWLRGRRSM